The Streptobacillus canis genome contains the following window.
ACATCATATGCAACAGCTAAAACATTTTCTGTATTAACTCTCTTGAAATATTCTTTTCCAACTTCATCTCTATGTATTTCAATATCTCCACCAAATTTAACTTCAAACACTCTATCAATTCTTTTAACTGACCAAGGTGTTCCATATTGTTGCCAATCATCTGGATATTCAACTTGGAATCCATTTTCAATTTTTTGTTCAAACATTCCATATTTATATCTTAATCCATATCCATGACCAGGTAATCCTAAAGTTGCTAATGAATCTAAGAAACATGCTGCTAATCTTCCTAAACCTCCATTACCTAATCCAGCGTCCATTTCATAATCTTCAAGTTTATTAATATCTACACCTAATTCTTCTAATACTTCTTTCATAACTTCATTATATCTTAAGTTAATTAAGTTATTACTCATATATCTTCCCATTAAGAATTCAGCTGATAGATAATACATTTGTTTAACTTGATCTTGTTGTCTTGTTTTCTTTGTATTATACCAATGTTCAGTTATTTCATCCATAGTTGCTCTTGCAACAGCATAATATATTTCATATTCTTTTGCATCTTCTAAAGTTTTACTATATTGTCTTCTTAAAGATAGCAAAATTTTATCTTTTAATATCTTTTTATCCATAATTTCCTCCAATTATAATCTTATTATATTTTATACTATTTAGCTTGATTTGTCAACAATTAAACCGTTTGCATAAATTTCATGAAACTAATATCATATATGTAAAAAATTATTATAAAAAAACTACATCCTAAGATGTAGTTTTATATATCATTATTTTGCTTTTGAAACTTTTTCAGCAAATTTTTTCCCAACTTTGAATTTTAATACTTTTTTAGCAGGTATTTTTATTTCTTTTTGAGTTTTAGGGTTGATTCCTTCTCTTTCTTTTCTTTCTTGAACTTTGAATGATCCCCATCCAACGAATTGAACATCTTCACCTTTAACTACTAATTTTTCAACTGTTTCTAAGAAAGCATTAACTAACTCTTCTGATCTTTTTTTAGTTTCTCCTGTTAATTGTGCATATTCTTCAACAAATCCTTTTTTTGACATAAACACTTCCTCCTTATTTTATAATCAATATTATTATACACTTTTTTTTTGCTTTGTCAAGTTTTAACTAGTAAAAATCTATGTTTTTATCATATTTATCTAATTATATTGTATAAAATCGCAACAAATAAGAATAAAAAAGCAACATATTCTGTAAATTTTTCTATTCCTTCTTTCTCTTGATCTAATACATTTGCTGTTTTAGCAATTCCACGACTTCTGTCAGGTTGAATTAATATTACACCAATTAATATTATTGCTAATACAACTAATAAGATTACTAATAATGTTTTCATTATTTAATCCTCCTTATATTTGAGACCCAGCTTCTACAAGTTTAGCAAAACTTGCAGGTTCTAATGCTGCTCCACCTATTAATCCACCATCAATATCTTTTTGAGACATTAATTCAAATGCATTTTCAGGTTTCATTGATCCACCATATTGTACTGTAATTTCTGCAGCAATTTCTGCACCATACATATCAGTTAATAAATCTCTAATAAAAGCATGTACTTCTTGTGCTTGTTCAGAAGTAGCAGTTTTACCTGTTCCAATTGCCCAAACTGGCTCATAAGCTAATACTACATTTAAAATTCCTTTTTCACAAACACCTTTTAAACCTTCTCTTAATTGCTCTTCAACAACTTTTTCAGTTATGTTTGCTTCTCTTTGTTCTAAAGTTTCTCCAAAACATAAAATTGGTTTTAATCCATGATCTATAGCTGAACAAACTTTTTCATTTATAAATTTATTACATTCTTTATAGTATTCTCTTCTTTCTGAATGACCTACTAATACATACTCAACACCTAAATCTTTTAACATTAAAGGTGAAATTTCTCCTGTATATGCTCCACTTTCTTTAGGGTTCATATTTTGAGCTGCAATTTTAATGTTTGATCCTTTTGTTTCTCTTATAGCAGTTTCTAAACTTGTAAATGGAGCTGCTATAACCATTTCAACTGTTTTACCTTCAACTAATGGTAATAATTCTTTAAAGAATTTTTCAGTTTCTGTTCTTGTTTTATTCATTTTCCAGTTTCCAGCAACGATAATTTTTCTCATTTTTTTCCTCCAGTTTTTATTCTATACATAATATTATCATATTTTACGGGACTTGTAAATAGTCTAAGTAGCATATTTACTTATTTAATACAAATTTTTCTATTAAATCTGCTAGTATTCCTTCTTCATTACTCACACCTACATAATCAACCATTTCTTTAAGTTCTGGTTTAGCATTACTAGGAGCAACTTTAAATGCACTAGCTTCAAGTAACGGAATGTCATTGTAACTATCCCCTGCAGATATAGTACTTTCTTTATCAATATTTAATATTTCTAATAATTTATGTAAAGTTTTTCCTTTATCTACTTTGTTATTAACAACCTCTAAAAATATTGGGAATGATCTTGCAAAAAATAGCTTTTCTGCAAATTTACTTTGTTTTAATTTTGCTTCATGCTCTATTAATATCTTTGGATCTCCAAGCAACATACATTTTGTAACTTTACTAAAATCTATTTCTTCAATATTTTCTATTCTTTCTATTTCACCTAGAGTTATTTCTGCTTCTACTTTTGTAAATTCATTTATTTCACTTACTAAAATTTTATTATCATTATATGTTAAAAAATATAATCCATTCTCTTTAGCATAATAATAAATTTCTATTGCATCTTGTTTTTCAACACCTAAAGTATATATTCTTTCACCAGTTTTACAATCAATTATTTCACCACCATTAAAAGAAACAATATATCCTCCAAATTTATCCATTTCTAATTCTTTAGCAAAATCTTGCATTGCAAAAGTTGGTCTTCCACTTGCTAGAACAAATATATGTCCATTTTTCTGTGCTTTTAAAATATATTCTTTATTTATTTCTGATATTTTATGTTCACCATTTAAAAGTGTTCCATCCATATCAGTAGCAATTAATTTGTATTTCATTCACTATCCTTTCAATAAATTAACTGTTTCAATTGAAATCATTAATTCTTCATTTGTTTCTATCTTAAATATGCTAGTTTTAGAATCTTCCATACTTAAATCTATATCTCCAGATTTCCTTACTTTATTTTTTTCATAATCAAGTTTTATATTCATAAATTCTAAATTTTCACATACTTTTTGTCTTGTTTCACTTGAATTTTCACCTATTCCACCTGTGAAAATAATTGCATCGACACCTTGTAATAAAATGTAATATGCACCAATAAATTTTTGTATACTATATGCCATCATATCAAAAGCAAGCTTGGCTCTCTCATCACCACTCAACATTGCTTCTGTCAATTCTCTATTATCTGAGCTCTTACCATATACTCCTAAAACCCCAGATCTCTTATTAAGTTTTTGACTCATTTCTTCAATAGATAAATGATATTCTTGCATTATATGTAATACAATTGAAGGGTCAATGTCACCACAACGTGTACCCATTACAAGTCCAGCAAGTGGTGTAAATCCCATAGAAGTATCTAAAACCTTACCATCTTTTATTGCTGTAATTGAAGCACCATTACCCAAATGACAACTAATAATTTTATATCCACCATAAGGTTTATTTATTCCTTTTTCTAATAATAATTTTTCTGCAACCTTACAAACATATTTATGACTTGTTCCATGGAACCCGTATTTTCTTATTTTTAATTTTTCATATTCTTCATAAGGAATTGCATACATGTATGCTTTTGCAGCCATGCTAGAATGAAATGCAGTATCAAATACTGCTACATTAGGAGTATTAGGCAATAATTCTCTCATTACTTTTATCCCCATAACATTTGCAGGATTGTGTAAAGGAGCTAAAGACGAAATTTTTTCTAACGAAATTATATTCTTATCATTGATTAATAATGGTTCTGTAAATTCTTCTCCACCATGTACTACCCTGTGTCCAATTGCTTGTATTTGACTTACATCTTCAAATACTCCAAATTCATTATCTACTAAAACATTTAAAACAAATTCTAAAGCTCTTTTATGATTTGGAAATGGTTCAGGAACTTTGTCAATTTTTTTATTTCTAACAAAATTTTTGATACTAAATCTTGAATTCTCAATTCCAATTCTTTCACATAATCCTTTAATCATTACTTCTTCACTGGCAGTATCAATTACAGAAAACTTTAAAGATGAACTACCACTATTTAACACTAATATTTTCATAACTTCACCTCTTATAAAATTTCTAAAATTACCTTCTCAATTCTCTTATTATTCACTTTTAATATTTTTATTTTAAATCCATCAAACATAATATCTTTTATTTTATTATCCATAGGTATAAATCCTAATTTTTCAATTAATATTCCATTTAATGAATCATAATGGTTAGATTCAATGTTAAAGTTAAAATAATCATTAAAATCATTTAAACTAATCGATGAACTAATCATATATTTATTTTGTCCTATTTTTTGAATATCCTCATGCTCTAAATCATATTCATCATTAATATTTCCTACGATTTCTTCAAGAAGATCTTCTAGTGTTACTATTCCTGATACCCCACCATACTCATCAATT
Protein-coding sequences here:
- a CDS encoding Cof-type HAD-IIB family hydrolase — encoded protein: MKYKLIATDMDGTLLNGEHKISEINKEYILKAQKNGHIFVLASGRPTFAMQDFAKELEMDKFGGYIVSFNGGEIIDCKTGERIYTLGVEKQDAIEIYYYAKENGLYFLTYNDNKILVSEINEFTKVEAEITLGEIERIENIEEIDFSKVTKCMLLGDPKILIEHEAKLKQSKFAEKLFFARSFPIFLEVVNNKVDKGKTLHKLLEILNIDKESTISAGDSYNDIPLLEASAFKVAPSNAKPELKEMVDYVGVSNEEGILADLIEKFVLNK
- a CDS encoding acetate/propionate family kinase → MKILVLNSGSSSLKFSVIDTASEEVMIKGLCERIGIENSRFSIKNFVRNKKIDKVPEPFPNHKRALEFVLNVLVDNEFGVFEDVSQIQAIGHRVVHGGEEFTEPLLINDKNIISLEKISSLAPLHNPANVMGIKVMRELLPNTPNVAVFDTAFHSSMAAKAYMYAIPYEEYEKLKIRKYGFHGTSHKYVCKVAEKLLLEKGINKPYGGYKIISCHLGNGASITAIKDGKVLDTSMGFTPLAGLVMGTRCGDIDPSIVLHIMQEYHLSIEEMSQKLNKRSGVLGVYGKSSDNRELTEAMLSGDERAKLAFDMMAYSIQKFIGAYYILLQGVDAIIFTGGIGENSSETRQKVCENLEFMNIKLDYEKNKVRKSGDIDLSMEDSKTSIFKIETNEELMISIETVNLLKG
- a CDS encoding HU family DNA-binding protein; this translates as MSKKGFVEEYAQLTGETKKRSEELVNAFLETVEKLVVKGEDVQFVGWGSFKVQERKEREGINPKTQKEIKIPAKKVLKFKVGKKFAEKVSKAK
- the tpiA gene encoding triose-phosphate isomerase, which gives rise to MRKIIVAGNWKMNKTRTETEKFFKELLPLVEGKTVEMVIAAPFTSLETAIRETKGSNIKIAAQNMNPKESGAYTGEISPLMLKDLGVEYVLVGHSERREYYKECNKFINEKVCSAIDHGLKPILCFGETLEQREANITEKVVEEQLREGLKGVCEKGILNVVLAYEPVWAIGTGKTATSEQAQEVHAFIRDLLTDMYGAEIAAEITVQYGGSMKPENAFELMSQKDIDGGLIGGAALEPASFAKLVEAGSQI
- a CDS encoding preprotein translocase subunit SecG; this translates as MKTLLVILLVVLAIILIGVILIQPDRSRGIAKTANVLDQEKEGIEKFTEYVAFLFLFVAILYNIIR